AAAACTAAGAGCTATTGCCGTTCCATCTGCTCACTGCACGGTTTCCGAATGATACGGCAAGGAACAGTGCGGACAGCAGCAGATTAAACGCAGTGTTCTGAGGCGTACCGTCGCTTCCAGACATAATCGCGCACCCCCCCCCACTAACGCTATCAACGGTGCCCGTCGGCATTTCCATTTCCCTAGGTTCATCCATGGATTCCTCTACGGGTTCTTCCATGTCATCCATGTCATCCATCTCTTCCTCGTCACCAACCATTCCATCCCCGTCACATCCTTTCGGCGGGGTGCCCGTTTTCGGATAGATGCCGGAACCGAAGATAACGTTTGAAGAACCGGCGGGTTTCGGCGACCCCAAGAGTTCGAAGGGGTCCACAACGTAGCTCATCTTCCATGAATCACCTGGGGCTATCAAAGGATCGCTGTCACCTACGTCGTCATCTTCAGTAGCGGGATCGTCCCAGCAATAATCGACAAAGCCACCCTCCTTAGGATTTTCTTTAGCTTTGCCAATAATTGCCTGCGCAACATTTCTTCCACCTGCGTCAATGGCCCGCAGAACTTCCCCTTCACTATCTGGATCAGCTCCGACAAAAAGTAGCGTTCCTTGATCATCCATAACAAAAAGGTATATGGAACCCGATTCCCACTCCCCGTCTTCTGCGTCTTCTGACCTGAACACCTCGCTGAAGGGTTGCGTATAGTCGCAATATTCTCCTATGTTCATTGCCAAATCAGGAAACCCGGCAGCCAGAGGAATAAATCCTTTTATCGTCTCAACAGGTGTGGTCGCAAGATCAACGCCACTAGCAGTCATAAGCTGAGAAATGTTATCGGGAAACTCGCATTGCCTGAAAATAAAATCTATGTAATAGGCGTCAATCGCAGCCTTTACAAACTGTTCAAGCTTTCCCTGGTCGGTACCTACATCTTCAGCGTGTATAAAACCTTGATTGTGCGTAGCGTGTACCGATGCCGTAATACTAGGAAAGACGCCTCCGAGCGCCAGCACGCACAAAAAAAGACCCGCAAAGGCCGTTGTCTTAAAAACAGTATTTCGCATTAAGATTTCCATTACATCCTCCTTACTTACTTGTTCAGTCAAAGTCCTAAAGAACCCCGACTTCCGCCGCGTCGTTAGCGGCATTTACTCGATCAATTAAAACAAGAAAGCAATATGTCTGTCAAGCACTTCTCAGGGAAAAATGCGGCAAGCTCCCTCGTGCCACGACTACCATAGTCCGATCTGCGGGTCTCCCCGCAACAAAAAGCCTTTCCCATTGAACAAACCATATAACGACCGAGAAAACCGGCGACCTCGGCCGTTTTCTCGTCCCGAGATATCTGTAGAACAAACATCTTATCAGCCGCCGCCAAGCGACCGATTCAGGAAGTCGGCGGGGACGGGGCGGACCGCTTGTTATGAAGGAAAAACTAAAGTAAATTTCCTTCCGTATGCTGGAGATCAGTTCTAGCTCTGAAATAAAGCTTTCCGGTACCGATATATACTTCGACTCGAAACGGGCCGTGCCGCTTTCTTTTGTCACAAGCGCAAACCTGAACAAACTTCCCCAAAGCGAAAAAATCATAGCTACGCCCGAAACGATAAAGCTTCTGGGGAAAAAGATTAAAGACTCCGCGGTTCTTTCTTCCCCTTGCGGAAAACCTTTCACCCTGGGCAGCTACTCGATTGAGCTTATCCCTTCGGGACAGATGCTCGGGGCGGCTCAGGTAGTCGTCGAAAAAGACGGAAAGAGAATCATTTACGCGGGCGGCTTCAAGCTTAAAAATACCGCCACCGCCGGTTACGCGGAACTCAGAAGGTGCGACACGCTGGTCGTAGATTGCGCTTACGGAGCACGGAAGTTCATTTTCCCGCCGCCCGAAGTAGTAATGGAATCCATATTTGAATTCGTAAACAGGACGCTGTTCGAGGACAGCGTGCCGGTAATTCTGGTAAACCCCGTGGGAAAAGCGCAGGACCTTATACTTTTCCTCGGGGAGAGAGAAATAGAGATGAGCCTTCATCCCGCGATGGTTAAGACTCTAAGGCTCTATGGGGAACTCGGGGTGAAGATTCCTCCCTACGGAGGGATAAAGAGAAAGCATTTTAAAAACAAGGTCCTGATAGCCCCTCTTTCCTACAGGGGCTCCGCCGTCGTCGAGAACCTCCAAAGAAAGAAGGTTGCGGTGATAAGCGGCCGCTCAATGGAAAACGGAACGTTCATCAGATCGGCTCTGCGGGCCGAGGTGGCGTTTCCCTTAAGCAACCACTTCGGATACGACGAGATCTCGGAGTATCTCGGCATCTCAAGGCCCGAGAACGTGATCATAAGAGGAAACTTCAGCGACAGCTTCACGGAGGGGCTCGAGAAGGACGGGTGGAACGTAACGGCACATAAAAAGCCGCGCCAGCTGCAACTTTTCTGAGGACAGGATGCCGGTTGAAACGAAATCATTTACGATAAGCACCCAGGGCGACTGCGACATACTGGACATAACTCCTCAGGTGAGCCGCGAACTCTCCAAGGCGGAACTGTCTTCGGGGACGGCCACGGTCTTTGTCGCCGGCTCGACCTGCGCGGTCACGA
This DNA window, taken from Candidatus Dadabacteria bacterium, encodes the following:
- a CDS encoding cache domain-containing protein produces the protein MEILMRNTVFKTTAFAGLFLCVLALGGVFPSITASVHATHNQGFIHAEDVGTDQGKLEQFVKAAIDAYYIDFIFRQCEFPDNISQLMTASGVDLATTPVETIKGFIPLAAGFPDLAMNIGEYCDYTQPFSEVFRSEDAEDGEWESGSIYLFVMDDQGTLLFVGADPDSEGEVLRAIDAGGRNVAQAIIGKAKENPKEGGFVDYCWDDPATEDDDVGDSDPLIAPGDSWKMSYVVDPFELLGSPKPAGSSNVIFGSGIYPKTGTPPKGCDGDGMVGDEEEMDDMDDMEEPVEESMDEPREMEMPTGTVDSVSGGGCAIMSGSDGTPQNTAFNLLLSALFLAVSFGNRAVSRWNGNSS